Genomic segment of Photobacterium profundum SS9:
CAGCAGACAGTTCTACAGTATTAAACGTAATACGGGGACCTTGATCTCGAACAAAAAAGGCACCTTTTAATGTATAGCCGTTATCTTCAGTCCATAGCTTATCGTACTTATCATTGCCCTGTGTTGGATAAGCCATTACCTCCGCTTGAGGTACATCCATTAAGTTAAATGTACCTAATGGTTTTTGGATTGAAACTTGATTTCCAGGTAGTGGGAAAGTCATCATTCTGACAGATGCCTGTACTGTCGAGCTTCCTTTCAATGCCATTTCACCCACACTCATATAACTAGCTGGATCGGGCATTTTAAACCCGTCTAGCTCTCGCGTAGGTGCAAAATCAAAGTAATTCAATCCTTCTGATGCTGCAGACAAGAGCTGAGGAGCCACTGGTATACCAGAAAATTCGTAAGCGTTCACCAGAGTAGCTTGACTGCTACCCTGAACAAAGATTGAAGATGTCAGGATATGGCTGTTTTTTCACGACAGCATTGACAATCTGTTGAAGAGCGATAAATGGTGACATACTTCGTTTCTTGCAGGTTTCAACAAGAGTGTGTATTCGGCCTCGAAACTTATCACCGCGATCGGAGCTTGTACCAAAACTGATTTTTCGCATGATCACGCTTCCACGTAACCGGCGCTCGGCTTCATTGTTGGTTAATGGGATTGTTAAGGGAGCCGTCAGAAATACCCACAAACTGACTTCGTGCTTAAGAATGAATTTACATCGACCGCTATATCTAGATGTTGTGACATCCGCGCCTTTGTGTAACCAGCGCGTTAAGCTCTTTCTCAATCGCTTCATTCTCCGAAAGTATATCTCCGCTGAAATGTTTTCTTCTTCATAACAATGTTGAGTGCGAAAAATCATATTGATAAGCAGAGTCAGTCGTTTGCCAATAAAAGCGGTTAACCCACCCCCACTGTAATCGGCCATTTGTTGGAGATTTCGCTTTAGGTGGCCTAAGCAAAATTGATGTTTTTCAGGATTGAGCCAATTATAGCTGGCACATTGATCGGAGATAACAACCCCAGCAAATTTTTCATTCAGCATCACTTTTGCCGAGTGGGTTGAGCGTGAAAACAAAACACGTTCATAGACCCAATCATCACTCGACATCAGCCAACACCAGCGTAGGCTGCTTTCACCATTTCTGATGTGAGAAGTCTCATCAATATGAACCATTGGCGCTTTTTGAATGGCGTCTCGAACGGCTTGATGTAAAGGCGTAAGCATCGATGATACTTTTCCTTGAGCCTCGGAGATAGCGCCCGTGGAAAAGGAGGTGCCTAACTGCAGCTTGAGTAATTCTTGTATTTTACGAACGCTGAGATGAAACTGTCCAGCCAGCAGGGCAATGTAGCTCATGAGGTTAGGGCCCATTATTCCCTGTGGGGTATCTTGAGGCCGCTTCCCCTTAACGGAAGTCTGGCAATTTTGACACCGGCCATGAAAGACTTGATATTCAGTAATATTTACAATTGGCTCAGGGATTTCATGCACTTGATGCCGATAGGATGGTTTTTGATTAATCGCGATATGACTATCGCCACAACAAGGGCACAGTGAACTGGGCACACAGGGTACAACAGTATCTGTCTTTTTGAGTTTGCTCAGTTTTCGCCGTTTGCCCTCGTGACCTTGTTGAGCTCCAATCTTATTGCCGCTACGAGGGCTTTCAGCTTTTTTCGCTCAGCCCTCTCTTTTGGGCCATCAGATGATGGCGACTTTGATGAGTTTTTAGAACTCGTCGAGAGCTTGTCTTCGTAGTGCCGCAATTTCTCCCATAGCTCCTGGATAAGAGCTTGAGCTTCATTGAGGCTATTTACCGTCGGTGGTTCTTCTTTAAATGATAATTTCTTTTTCATACTGGTAAGCATGACGTGTGGGGAGGATCACTCAATAGCCAAATGTGGATCAAGTGCGCTCCATCACATTTTTTTGTGTCAATAGGGGGCTGGTGAACGGTTACGAAAATTCAGCACCTGTTGACGCAATACTTAAACCACCTTGTAATATTTTGATGAGCATATCAAGCTCAGCATTGCCTTCTTCACGGTATATAGCCTTGGCAAACCGATCACGATCTGTTTCATTAAATAAACGCTGATAGTTTTGATAGCTCAATATGCCAACAGAATCAGGATCGAGGTTATCGCCACTTTTTATGAATGAAGACAAGAAATCTCGCTGCATATATTCGCCTTCTTTCACAACATCGGCTTCTGTTCCCATATAGCGCCCACTAAGTGTAAGATTTGCTTGTTGGATAGGCGAAATACGCACAGCCATTTTTAAATCAGTCGAATCTACGCATGGATCATATGAAATAGGAAAATCACCAAACACGAACTGCCCATCATCATGAACATAATAACGGGCGAGACTTGTCGCCTCTCGTGGATAATGGGCAATATCATGATTGCCTATGGGTTTATAGTTGGCAAATAAATTCAATGGCTGCGCATTAGGGTTATCACCCCGAACAGAAAGGGCAAGTTCAACACTATTATAAGTATAAGGAGCATGATTAATATAACTAATAACACGCACTATACCGCGAGAACGATTATAGAGTGCGATATATGGGTAGCTATATTCTTTACTTTCTTGCTGAGCACCATTTTTTTCAAAGCCTAACTCTTGATGAATAAGTTCCCAGCCATCCTCTGCTGAAAAATCGGGTTCACCACTGGTTCCAGCTTTCGCTGAAAAAGGAAACTTTTCAATATCATTGGAATAAAACGGGCTAACAACACGCTTCACTGAACTATCATACGAATTAGTAAAGCTATTGATAAGCCAATGCTTTTGACGCCAATCAAATTGAATGATTTCATAATTAGTGACGCCCTCTGGAATATCTGGAATTTCATTTGCGGCAGAGAGAATAGGAAGTAATAACGCTATGCAACAAGATAGCTGTTTTAATTTACAGGTAAAGCTCATTTCGAGAGTCTCCATGTTAATAGGAGTCGGTAAAACAATTCACCGGCATTTATGGGTAAATATCAATATATTTAGACTTCCTCTACGAGCTAACTTATAAATAATTATTATGGAAGAGTGGTAACTATACATTCAATGTATAGTTACATTTGCAATAAAGATCCCATTTATAGACAATAGTGGTCAAGTGTGACTGAACACGGTTTTAATATACTGTTG
This window contains:
- a CDS encoding DUF6444 domain-containing protein is translated as MKKKLSFKEEPPTVNSLNEAQALIQELWEKLRHYEDKLSTSSKNSSKSPSSDGPKERAERKKLKALVAAIRLELNKVTRANGEN
- the tnpC gene encoding IS66 family transposase, yielding MGAQQGHEGKRRKLSKLKKTDTVVPCVPSSLCPCCGDSHIAINQKPSYRHQVHEIPEPIVNITEYQVFHGRCQNCQTSVKGKRPQDTPQGIMGPNLMSYIALLAGQFHLSVRKIQELLKLQLGTSFSTGAISEAQGKVSSMLTPLHQAVRDAIQKAPMVHIDETSHIRNGESSLRWCWLMSSDDWVYERVLFSRSTHSAKVMLNEKFAGVVISDQCASYNWLNPEKHQFCLGHLKRNLQQMADYSGGGLTAFIGKRLTLLINMIFRTQHCYEEENISAEIYFRRMKRLRKSLTRWLHKGADVTTSRYSGRCKFILKHEVSLWVFLTAPLTIPLTNNEAERRLRGSVIMRKISFGTSSDRGDKFRGRIHTLVETCKKRSMSPFIALQQIVNAVVKKQPYPDIFNLCSG